The Sulfurimonas hydrogeniphila genome includes a window with the following:
- a CDS encoding M23 family metallopeptidase: protein MRNKKNRSSVGGFFITALLIGAGAYVYFSAMFERNAPVITLQTNGYWNLKKPLPLQIEDESGIKSYKVILRTKNGESELLYNQLLYPEKAVSLKLEPPRGASAIKDKNIEIIVQAQDASKWNFLNGNTAVKSFKLRIDKKRPQVNIVNNSYKISRGGAALVIFKAEDENLKELYIKSNHNKHFKVEPFYKEGYYIALLAWPVQDEGFKATVVAKDSAGNVRKTYVPLYLKNKTYRLSKITISDKFLNGKIAELAEEFDETQGVEDPLERFKIINENIREKNEALIHKLTSDVPQEMISDFKIKKMYPLKNGKVVAYFGDHRKYYYKGRFISEAYHLGLDMASHAMAPVRTQNGGNVVFADYNGLYGNSPVIAHGLGLYTLYGHCSSLEVSAGDEVAPNSVIAKTGKTGYAMGDHLHFGVLVQGIEVRPQEWMDKKWIKLNINDIIKSAKKIIDGK from the coding sequence TTGAGAAACAAAAAAAACAGATCTTCGGTTGGCGGATTTTTTATAACGGCCCTTCTTATAGGCGCAGGAGCATATGTCTATTTTTCTGCAATGTTTGAAAGAAATGCCCCTGTAATTACACTGCAGACAAATGGTTACTGGAATCTCAAGAAGCCATTGCCGTTACAGATAGAAGATGAGAGCGGTATTAAATCATATAAAGTTATTTTACGAACCAAAAATGGTGAGAGTGAGTTGTTATACAATCAACTGCTGTATCCCGAAAAAGCAGTTAGTTTGAAATTGGAACCGCCAAGAGGTGCTTCAGCAATCAAAGACAAAAATATTGAAATTATTGTACAGGCACAGGATGCGAGTAAATGGAATTTTTTAAATGGCAATACGGCGGTAAAATCTTTTAAACTGAGAATTGACAAAAAAAGACCGCAGGTAAACATTGTGAACAATTCGTATAAAATATCCCGGGGAGGTGCGGCCCTTGTGATTTTTAAAGCGGAAGATGAAAACTTAAAAGAGTTGTACATAAAATCAAATCACAATAAACATTTTAAGGTAGAACCTTTTTATAAAGAGGGATATTATATAGCTTTGCTTGCCTGGCCTGTGCAGGATGAAGGTTTCAAAGCAACAGTTGTAGCAAAAGATTCTGCGGGAAATGTAAGAAAAACCTATGTTCCGCTTTATTTGAAAAACAAAACATACAGGCTTTCAAAAATTACAATTTCCGATAAGTTTTTAAACGGAAAAATTGCCGAACTGGCTGAAGAATTTGATGAGACTCAGGGAGTAGAGGATCCTCTGGAAAGATTTAAAATTATTAATGAAAATATACGAGAAAAAAATGAGGCGTTGATACATAAACTCACGTCAGATGTTCCACAGGAAATGATCAGTGATTTTAAAATTAAAAAAATGTATCCTTTGAAAAACGGAAAGGTTGTGGCATACTTTGGAGATCATAGAAAATACTACTATAAAGGTCGGTTTATCAGCGAAGCCTACCATTTGGGTTTAGATATGGCCAGTCATGCAATGGCTCCTGTACGTACTCAAAACGGCGGGAATGTAGTATTTGCAGATTATAACGGACTGTATGGGAATTCACCTGTTATTGCACACGGATTGGGGCTTTATACTCTCTACGGACACTGCTCAAGTCTGGAGGTCTCCGCGGGTGATGAGGTAGCACCAAACAGTGTTATTGCAAAAACAGGAAAAACCGGTTATGCGATGGGAGATCATTTACATTTTGGTGTATTGGTGCAAGGTATAGAAGTCCGTCCTCAAGAGTGGATGGACAAAAAGTGGATAAAACTTAATATTAATGATATTATTAAGAGTGCTAAAAAAATCATTGACGGCAAATAA